One stretch of Plasmodium vivax chromosome 8, whole genome shotgun sequence DNA includes these proteins:
- a CDS encoding cytoadherence-linked asexual protein (CLAG), putative (encoded by transcript PVX_094265A): MTALFSVPLSIILVLLIFKGNIRCFFHRKLNVDELKNMIDNKEMFMNLKVLEKNIITSLHSDELKVPIVTPENVSYLGDMSNFKIIKINSEGGIRDIYIIPRPDATANDLIKYEHITKEQLIKSYTLEKSDLVKRKIIIIRTLKIIKLMLTPMIAYRKTQDLKESLTRINAIFHYNNDLFKNDISNTYNDEYFRGIINHINELKKMDPKSNAYSSTILNNAIFDVKRPSDLLFTTNDDISFMADLDKISNSYGISIFHLVGSHLIALGYFVVLKLALKKFQSYFVHGELRFFSWQKILQYNVSDRFRLLDAMCDADGVIYSDKKRRKIYLKKNKNSSSEECIILEFLVHHFNKYQMELITNIYQEDFKTQVLLEHTHMKDDFLKFMCNSIYYCNVYNSSPFIREGINLTPLSNRPFYFRRINPFNLYTNYFNFVMRYNHFTPKKILYMHFLNLIGILNNESKAYVTSLHLPGYYNAIQLAFDDTSSITDLFRNLIECIRGCISPRKKKRASKAKYQFVYEQLRMAKCDMCKGTFIYINKKHEENPSMLQKYYNYVANVVKIDNVSTLIRNVDIYEDYDNFLTNDINWYTFLLLFRLTSYKGIVSNNVAEAMYLSLKREDSFHLTVTTSYWFPSALKKAHTLYVRRNIPFSLVEKLENMLSSTSIEKKKKSIRFMVHVNSYLQLDFFSYLNEPPVGEMRPFALSIMIEHKFKEWYDHSQIGYFFLNYDNEFARNRMRDNIKSGNFVAPKYQKWNLVLKRYIMRAYESYFEQRNVKNLFKYHNFYNISKRILLMKDCYELYSKHYKDMIFLADIFNIRKYLSSTPPTKLLLDRTLYYMHSIAGNSLDFYRYGIIYGFTMNEKCFKEIVDELFGIFKANRNIFSDISFLQAVYFLLRKIENSFGVQRRNDEMSLSNIFFFNVSENYSKMSKEEREEEIHNSMSSKFFAKTVFTMFQMIFSMKLSNNASTLDKKYGSAKMIGISLHETAFFKAAYAYYGSILDNVKNSFLPPYAKKPIIQIKYGKTFIFANLFLLCSKMYTILKLNNLSILCENQAIASPNYYSSEKVIQYINRKYIGINLTFFVKRIQNVGTQPNEFEFIYDKLLWPDVGKPMGILTAYVTSNLFVSSGSVFPESFFGRIGNQIKQGLSLTRGLPEFLKKKPIVHSLIKKTFMEVINGLLCTIFLFNFMRMYAIYQTFVYIFVNNIRVLHRFYRVVEYYASNLVKVYFRRYTTDKLLKLVNEKLRSIERRGYMEESMNARVKYKIDRDTNMLSNFRGNTSMLSPQIIDNLLKNAYSFYVDDASFFDDLGEEEKFLNDKYYISTN; the protein is encoded by the exons ATGACAGCGCTGTTCAGTGTACCGTTGTCAATTATTCTggtgcttttaatttttaaaggaaatataagatgtttttttcatcgtAAACTTAATGTTGACGAATTGAAGAATATGATTGATAATAAGGAAATGTTTATGAATTTAAAAGTGttagagaaaaatataatcaccTCGTTACATTCTGATGAATTGAAAGTACCTATAGTAACACCTGAAAATGTGTCCTATCTGGGAGACATGTctaatttcaaaataataaaaataaactctGAGGGTGGAATTagggatatatatataatacctCGTCCAGATGCTACTGCAAATGATTTGATCAAATACGAGCATATCACAAAAGAGCAACTTATAAAATCATACACTTTGGAAAAGTCGGATTTAGTTAAGAGGAAGATTATAATTATACGGAccctaaaaataattaaactTATGTTAACCCCTATGATTGCGTATAGAAAAACACAAGATTTAAAGGAATCGCTCACGCGAATAAATGCAATATTCCATTACAACAATGATTTGTTTAAGAACGACATTTCTAATACATATAATGACGAATATTTTAGAGGCATCATAAACCACATTAAtgaattaaagaaaatggaCCCAAAGAGCAACGCATATTCGTCTACCATATTGAACAATGCCATCTTTGATGTAAAGCGTCCCAGTGATTTACTTTTTACCACCAATGACGATATTAGTTTTATGGCTGACTTGGATAAAATATCGAACAGCTACGGAATTTCGATATTCCATTTGGTGGGCTCCCATCTGATAG CGTTAGGATATTTTGTTGTCCTTAAACTAGCTCTCAAGAAATTTCAGAGTTATTTCGTGCATGGAGAATTAAGGTTTTTTAGCtggcaaaaaattttacaatataatGTGTCAGATAGGTTTAGGCTACTTGACGCGATGTGCGACGCCGATGGGGTTATTTATTCAGACaagaagcgaagaaaaatctacttaaagaaaaacaaaaactcCTCATCGGAAGAGTGCATCATATTGGAGTTCCTAGTTCATCACTTTAACAAATACCAAATGGAGCTCATCACAAATATATACCAAGAGGACTTTAAAACGCAGGTGCTGCTagagcacacacacatgaaggatgattttttaaaatttatgtgcAACAGTATTTACTACTGTAATGTATACAATAGTTCTCCTTTTATAAGGGAGGGCATCAATCTGACTCCCTTGAGCAACCGCCCTTTCTACTTTAGGAGAATAAACCCGTTCAACTTGTACACAAATTATTTCAACTTTGTAATGCGGTACAATCATTTCACGCcgaagaaaattttatacatgcattttttaaacctGATTGGAATTTTAA ATAACGAGAGTAAGGCTTACGTAACTTCACTGCACCTACCAGGATATTAcaacg ctattCAGTTGGCCTTTGATGACACTTCCAGCATCACCGACCTATTCCGCAATTTGATAGAAT GCATCCGCGGGTGTATTTCCCCacgcaaaaagaaaagggcaTCAAAGGCTAAATACCAATTCGTTTACGAACAGTTGAGAATGGCAAAGTGCGACATGTGTAAAGGAAccttcatatatattaata aAAAACATGAGGAAAACCCATCCATGctacaaaaatattacaattaCGTCGCAAACGTTGTCAAAATAGATAATGTGAGCACGCTAATAAGAAATGTGGACATTTACGAGGATTACGATAACTTTTTGACGAACGATATTAATTGGTACACGTTTTTGTTGCTCTTTAGACTTACTTCCTACAAGG GCATTGTCAGTAATAATGTAGCAGAAGCCATGTATTTGagtttaaaaagggaagacagCTTTCACCTAACAGTTACCACAAGCTACTGGTTTCCTTCCGCTTTGAAAAAAGCTCATACATTGTATGTCAGGAGAAACATTCCCTTCAGCTTAGTAGAAA AGCTAGAAAATATGCTAAGTAGCACCTCCatagagaaaaagaaaaaaagcatcCGATTCATGGTGCACGTGAATTCTTACTTACAGTTGGATTTTTTTAGCTACCTGAATGAACCCCCAGTTGGGGAGATGCGTCCCTTTGCATTGTCCATAATGATTGAGCATAAATTTAAGGAGTGGTACGATCATTCTCAGATTGGTTATTTCTTCTTAAATTATGATAACGAGTTTGCAAGAAATCGGATGAGAGACAACATAAAGTCCGGAAATTTTGTAGCTCCAAAATATCAGAAGTGGAATTTAGTGCTAAAAAGATACATAATGAGAGCATACGAATCGTATTTCGAACAAAGgaacgtaaaaaatttattcaagtatcataatttttacaacataAGTAAAAGAATTTTGCTAATGAAGGACTGCTACGAATTATATTCAAAGCATTATAAGGACATGATTTTTCTGGCGGATATATTcaatataagaaaatactTATCGTCTACCCCTCCTACAAAGCTTCTACTAGATAGAACATTGTATTATATGCATTCGATTGCTGGGAATTCTTTAGATTTCTATAGGTATGGCATCATATACGGATTCACaatgaatgaaaaatgttttaaagaAATTGTGGACGAATTATTTGGGATATTTAAGGCGAACAGGAATATTTTCTCGgacatttcctttttgcaagcGGTCTATTTTTTGCTTAGAAAAATTGAGAACAGCTTCGGTGTGCAGCGGAGAAACGACGAAATG AGCTTAAGCAAcatctttttcttcaatgTATCAGAAAATTACTCAAAAATGAGCAAggaagaaagggaagaagaaatacaCAACTCCATGTCGTCAAAATTCTTCGCCAAAACAGTGTTTACCATGTTTCAAATGATTTTTTCCATGAAATTAAGTAATAATGCAAGCACGCTTGATAAGAAGTATGGATCAGCAAAAATGATTGGAATCTCGTTGCACGAAAccgcattttttaaagctgCATATGCTTATTATGGAAGTATACTGGATAATGTGAAGAACAGCTTTTTACCTCCCTATGCCAAAAAACCtattattcaaataaaatatggaaaaacaTTTATCTTCGCAAACTTATTTCTGTTATGTTCAAAAATGTACACCATATTGAAATTAAACAATTTAAGCATTTTATGTGAAAACCAGGCTATAGCTAGCCCTAACTATTATTCTTCCGAAAAGGTGATTCAGTATattaatagaaaatatataggCATTAACTTaaccttttttgtaaagagGATTCAAAATGTTGGCACCCAACCGAACGAATTTGAATTTATTTACGATAAGTTACTCTGGCCAGATGTTGGCAAACCTATGGGTATTCTAACTGCCTATGTGACTTCTAATTTGTTTGTCAGTTCTGGAAGTGTGTTCCCCGAAAgtttttttggaagaatcGGGAATCAAATAAAGCAAGGTTTAAGCCTAACTAGGGGACTTCCCgaatttttgaagaaaaagccAATCGTGCATTCGCTTATTAAAAAGACCTTTATGGAAGTTATTAATGGGTTACTGTGcaccatatttttatttaattttatgcgCATGTATGCCATATACCAGACGTTCGTTTATATCTTTGTGAACAACATCAGGGTGCTACACCGATTTTATCGAGTAGTGGAATACTATGCTTCGAATCTTGTTAAGGTGTATTTTAGAAGATACACAACGGATAAACTCTTAAAATtggtaaatgaaaaattaagaagtaTCGAAAGGAGGGGCTACATGGAGGAATCAATGAATGCTAGAGTGAAATACAAAATTGATAGGGACACTAATATGCTGTCCAATTTTCGAGGGAATACATCCATGTTGTCTCCCCAGATAATAGACAATTTGCTCAAAAATGCATATTCATTTTACGTAGATgatgcttccttttttgacgatttgggggaagaagagaaatttttaaatgacaaGTATTACATTTCTACAAATTAG